The following proteins come from a genomic window of Nicotiana tomentosiformis chromosome 12, ASM39032v3, whole genome shotgun sequence:
- the LOC104120240 gene encoding uncharacterized protein: MLEAREEVEHEILWMLNKGSTNIWHKNWTGIGALYHVLPHDFNINEEIQEIAELRDGNDWDEQLLTQKFPESIADHIRDEFSVNSAWRILRHRAPINPEFSNLWTKGLPFKISFFAWRLWKRKIPTDDLWRRNGYIIVSKYWCCFPPNEESFQHLFLMNETADRMWKHFLQPAGTLINMVQVHQVIRAWWNEPCCKKLKPLFQAAPTVITWKLWKRRNTIKNGGTIYAQRVIHEVNKTLHFLARIRYPWLSNIPGLWPNMIRFFESYKLLLVSRRVTWELPLEGWFKCNTDGASKGNPGPSSYGFGVRDSAGDLIHVEATEIGEATNLVEEAKGLMNGLLYCVKSSFIY, from the exons ATGTTAGAGGCAAGAGAAGAGGTCGAGCATGAAATTCTTTGGATGTTGAATAAGGGTTCCACAAATATATGGCATAAAAACTGGACTGGTATAGGAGCTCTATATCATGTTCTTCCTCATGATTTCAATATCAATGAAGAAATACAGGAAATAGCTGAGTTGAGGGATGGAAATGACTGGGATGAACAACTACTGACTCAAAAATTTCCTGAATCCATAGCTGATCACATAAGGGATGAA TTTTCTGTAAATAGCGCATGGAGGATTTTAAGACATAGAGCACCAATAAATCCGGAATTCAGCAACTTATGGACCAAAGGATTACCTTTCAAGATCTCCTTCTTCGCATGGAGACTGTGGAAAAGGAAGATTCCTACTGATGATCTATGGAGAAGAAATGGATATATCATTGTGTCTAAGTACTGGTGTTGCTTTCCACCAAATGAAGAATCATTTCAACATCTTTTCCTAATGAATGAAACTGCGGACAGAATGTGGAAGCATTTCTTACAACCAGCAGGGACATTAATAAATATGGTGCAGGTTCATCAGGTGATAAGAGCATGGTGGAATGAACCATGCTGCAAAAAATTAAAGCCTCTGTTCCAGGCAGCACCTACAGTTATAACATGGAAACTTTGGAAGAGAAGAAACACCATCAAGAATGGAGGAACTATATATGCACAAAGGGTAATTCATGAAGTTAACAAAACATTGCACTTCCTGGCTAGAATCAGATACCCATGGCTATCAAACATACCAGGATTATGGCCAAATATGATTAGATTTTTTGAAAGCTACAAGCTATTACTAGTAAGCAGAAGAGTTACCTGGGAGCTACCCCTTGAAGGATGGTTCAAATGTAACACGGATGGGGCATCTAAAGGAAATCCTGGCCCTAGTTCATATGGTTTCGGTGTACGTGATAGTGCTGGTGACTTGATACATGTTGAGGCTACAGAAATAGGGGAAGCTACAAACTTAGTGGAAGAAGCAAAAGGACTTATGAATGGGCTGCTATACTGTGTAAAAAGCAGCTTCATCTACTAA